The Geoglobus acetivorans genome window below encodes:
- the cobJ gene encoding precorrin-3B C(17)-methyltransferase, which translates to MQSQGKLYVVGIGPGCRELLTLKAEEVLKGADYVIGHKRYLDFIRDVVVGKIVESGMGKEVERVKKAIGLVEDGYVVCLVSGGDPSIYGLAPLVAEVIYRNGIEIDWEVVPGVSALNAASPLFGSAIAGDHAVISLSDLLTPWDIIERRLRKALEGDFVIALYNPSSRRRKSRLENAVEIIREYRGNCFVALARNVCRDGEEVMIVRLDEVAELADMHTLIIIPSSGTIVDGDQMITPRGYSEKYNLEV; encoded by the coding sequence TTGCAATCGCAAGGTAAGCTTTATGTTGTGGGCATCGGACCCGGATGCAGAGAATTGCTCACGCTGAAAGCTGAAGAAGTCCTTAAAGGTGCCGATTATGTGATAGGGCATAAAAGATACCTTGATTTTATCAGAGATGTTGTGGTTGGTAAGATCGTGGAGAGCGGAATGGGTAAAGAGGTCGAACGAGTGAAAAAGGCCATAGGGCTTGTGGAGGACGGCTACGTGGTCTGTCTTGTTAGCGGTGGTGATCCCAGCATTTACGGACTCGCTCCTCTTGTTGCAGAGGTTATTTACAGAAATGGAATCGAAATTGACTGGGAAGTAGTTCCGGGAGTTTCTGCCTTAAATGCAGCTTCCCCTCTATTTGGCTCTGCCATAGCTGGAGATCACGCTGTAATCAGTTTGAGCGATCTGCTCACTCCATGGGACATTATCGAAAGGAGGCTGAGAAAGGCACTTGAGGGGGATTTTGTTATTGCGCTGTACAACCCCTCAAGCAGAAGGAGGAAATCCCGGCTGGAGAACGCTGTTGAAATAATTCGGGAGTACAGGGGCAACTGCTTTGTCGCCCTCGCCAGAAATGTTTGCAGGGATGGTGAGGAGGTCATGATTGTGCGACTCGATGAAGTTGCTGAACTTGCGGACATGCATACGCTGATCATAATCCCCTCTTCCGGAACGATCGTGGATGGTGATCAGATGATAACCCCAAGAGGGTATTCGGAAAAATACAATCTGGAGGTGTGA
- a CDS encoding cobalt-precorrin-5B (C(1))-methyltransferase yields MKDPLELYSYPEEWVEREAEKIGFDRVRSRIESGLYILTHRGWLRRGITTATTASASAVGAIASMFGESERVEVWTPAGICIEVGVRAKNGVAVAKKFSGDHSFDVTDGVGIRAEVSESLEFGEGVGRFRGKPAVSLSARNQILRNIEMVREKYDYDGSVRITIPEGKALATLTDNPRIGIKGGLSILGTTGFVEPWCDELVDAKVVVAKQYDRVVLTTGRKGWKWAKENLKGFQPFVMGVYFEKALRELDGEIVIAGLPSLIIKWAIPEMRGKILRGIDPRKYRKTVLEKAREINSNVSDVILLRG; encoded by the coding sequence ATGAAAGACCCTCTTGAACTTTACAGTTACCCGGAAGAATGGGTCGAAAGGGAGGCGGAAAAGATAGGCTTTGACAGAGTGAGGAGCAGGATAGAGTCAGGGCTTTACATCCTCACTCACAGGGGGTGGCTGAGAAGAGGCATAACAACTGCGACAACCGCCTCAGCATCAGCGGTTGGAGCAATAGCATCTATGTTCGGAGAGAGTGAGAGGGTAGAGGTATGGACTCCCGCGGGAATATGCATCGAGGTAGGGGTTAGAGCAAAAAACGGGGTTGCGGTGGCAAAAAAATTCTCTGGCGACCACTCGTTTGATGTTACTGACGGTGTTGGGATAAGGGCCGAGGTGAGTGAAAGTCTTGAGTTTGGAGAAGGTGTTGGCAGGTTTAGGGGAAAGCCTGCTGTCAGCCTCTCGGCCAGGAATCAAATTCTCAGAAATATCGAGATGGTAAGAGAAAAATACGATTATGATGGCTCGGTCAGAATAACGATTCCCGAAGGTAAAGCTTTGGCCACTCTCACGGATAATCCCAGAATCGGCATAAAGGGTGGACTCTCTATCCTCGGAACCACTGGCTTCGTCGAACCCTGGTGTGATGAGCTTGTTGATGCCAAGGTGGTGGTAGCGAAACAGTATGATCGTGTGGTGCTCACGACAGGCAGGAAGGGGTGGAAATGGGCGAAGGAAAATCTGAAGGGCTTTCAGCCGTTCGTCATGGGCGTTTATTTTGAAAAAGCTCTTCGGGAGCTCGATGGAGAGATAGTTATCGCCGGGCTGCCGTCTCTAATTATCAAGTGGGCGATTCCGGAGATGAGGGGAAAAATCCTGAGGGGAATTGACCCCCGAAAATACAGAAAAACAGTCCTTGAAAAAGCAAGGGAGATAAACAGCAACGTTTCGGATGTAATTCTTCTCAGGGGTTAG
- a CDS encoding precorrin-8X methylmutase has protein sequence MGNITFDADEIVRKSYGIVEKYVEGRTPEEKIIQRCIIATGDPNVRDLIVFKGNAVEAGIRAVVENTTVVCDVNMVSAGINRRKFRGDVFVAVEHGNDARLTRAMSGMYALRERVDGGIAIVGNAPSAAIALYNLVQKGVRPKFIIATPVGFVNASESKEMIRELDIPSITTVGTRGGSTLAVAVFNALVNLAYERPS, from the coding sequence ATGGGCAACATCACGTTTGACGCAGACGAAATCGTGAGAAAGAGTTACGGGATTGTGGAGAAGTATGTGGAGGGAAGAACTCCTGAAGAAAAAATCATCCAGAGGTGTATAATTGCAACGGGAGACCCGAATGTGAGGGATCTGATCGTCTTCAAAGGAAACGCTGTCGAGGCAGGAATACGAGCGGTGGTTGAGAATACAACCGTTGTTTGCGATGTGAACATGGTTTCTGCTGGAATTAACAGGAGAAAATTTAGAGGGGATGTGTTTGTGGCGGTTGAGCATGGGAATGATGCCAGACTTACAAGGGCCATGAGCGGAATGTATGCTCTGAGGGAAAGGGTGGATGGAGGAATCGCCATTGTGGGAAATGCGCCATCTGCAGCAATAGCTCTTTACAATCTTGTTCAGAAAGGTGTGAGGCCAAAATTCATCATAGCAACGCCCGTGGGGTTTGTGAATGCCAGTGAGTCGAAGGAGATGATACGGGAGCTTGATATTCCGTCAATCACAACCGTTGGCACGAGAGGTGGCTCGACACTTGCAGTTGCTGTGTTCAACGCCCTCGTAAATCTTGCATATGAAAGACCCTCTTGA